Genomic window (Chryseobacterium sp. H1D6B):
TGTAAGCTGGTATTATGCTTCTCGGCTTCAAGATCAAGGAGATCAAAAATTTCTTTTACAAGAAAATTGACATCAAATTTTGAAACCGTAAGATTGATCTCTCCGGCTTCAAGTCTGTTGATCATATCCAGATCGGTAACAATTGCAATAAGTCTCTCTACAGAAATATCTATTCTTTCTAAATACTTATCACGGATACTCAAATTCTCGACTCCGCCTTCTCTTAATGTCTCGACATATCCTTGGATGGAAAACAACGGTGTTTTAAGCTCATGGGAAACGTTTCCGATATATTCTTTCCGATAGCTTTCCATCTCTTTCATCATATCGATTTGAGAAACTTTCTGCTGGTTCAGGTCGGAAAACCTCTCTCCCAATTCTTTAATGGTAATATTTTCGTCATTATCATTAACAATTTCCTGGGGTAAAATCTCAGAAAGCCCGCGAACCTGCTTCTTACCATAATAGTTGAAAAGCAGCTCCAGCACGACATAATTAATGATAAATATAAGAACAAGACATATGAACAGTCCTATTTTAAAGAAAGGAGTCTGATAATATAAATCCTTCAGTGAATCAAAAATGATCACTAATAGAAACATCACCAATGTCAGCAGACACGAGGCGACAAGAGTAAGCCTGTAAAATTTCAATTTTACAATTTTTTAATGGTTAAAATGTAAAGTTAGGATATTTTGATTTAAACTATAAGCTTATACCCGATTCCTTTTAAGGTCTGAATGGTATTAATCCCTAGCTTTTCTCTTAATCTCCTGATATGAACATCTATTGTTCTTTCCCCTACAATAACATCGTTCCCCCATACTTTTTCCAGAATCTCTTCTCTTTTGAAAACTTTCTCTGTGTTTGAAGCTAAAAGATAAAGTAAATCAAATTCTTTTTTGGGAAGTAAAAACTGCTGCCCGCTTTTAGAAACTCTGAAATTATCTTTATCAATGATTAAATCTCCAATTTCGATCAATTTTGCATTATCAGAAACCTGAGATGTTAATTGAAGCAGCGCATTTACTTTAGAAATAAGAATTTTTGGCTTGATGAGCTTTACGATATAATCATTAGCTCCGGCCTGAAACCCTGCTAATTGAGAAAACTCTTCACTTCTTGCGGAAAGGAAAACAATAAGTGTTTTTTGAAGTTCTTTCACTTTACGAAGTTCCTGGCAAGTTTCAATCCCGTCTTTTTCAGGCATCATTACATCTAGTAATATAAGATCCGGAATGATTTCTTTAGCTTTTGCTATTCCTTCATTACCATTTGTAGCGGTAGTGATGTCATAACCTTCCTTTTCTAAATTGTAAGACAGAATCTCTAAAATATCCAGTTCATCGTCTATTAAGAGTATTTTCTTTTGGTTCATTTTTATTTTTTACTGAGTCAAAGTTAACAATTTTTAACTGACAGATTAATAAATTGGTTATCGTTCATATAAAGTTAACAATAACTACGTTTTGTTAATGTTTAGTTAAGGAAAAATTAAATTTCCCTAAACCATTTACACCACTAATGTTTTATTTCTTTGCATCGAAAGAATCTTCTAAAGTAAAGTAAATAATGAAAATCGACAAACTAAGTGTTGCGGTCATATTTTTGTCCGGATCTCTATTCTATGCCCAAGAAATCAGGCAGGATACAGTAAAGAAGGAAAAGAGAATTGAAGGCGTAGTCATCCAAGGAAACAGTAACAAGAAAACTGAAACTGCCGTATTAGGAGAACAAAAGAAAGCCATTATTCAGAAACAGGCTGTAAGTGCTGAAGAAATCTCCAGAAAAGGAATCTCTAATGTAGAACAAGGCCTTACAAAAGTAACAGGAATTACTACTGTAGAAGGAAGAGGACTTTTTGTAAGAGGTTTGGAAGAAAGATATAACTATCTTTTGATTAACGGACTCGGATCTCCTTCTAACAACCCATTTCAAAAAATTATTGCCTTAAAACAGTTCCCGACTGATGTGGTAGGTAAATTGAATATCTACAAAACATTCAACTCTAACCTTTACGGAGATTTCGCAGGAGCTACTTTCGATATTGAGACTTTGACGATTGATAAATCTTTTTCTAAAATTGAGTTCAGTATTGGAGTAAATACCTTAAGTACATTCAGAGATGATTTTAAAATTTCTGAAGGAGCCAGTGGAATTAAAGGATATTTAGGACTTAACTCTGAAGACAAAAAATTACCGTCAGCGATCAGAGATTCCAGACCTAACAACTACAAGTTTTCAGCAAGCGAATCTTTGTCTCAATTTAAAGACAGCTGGAATGTAGATCAAGTAAAATCTTTACCTAACACCAGTATAGGATTTACCACCGTACAGAAAATGAAAGCTGGAGAAAGCGGAAGTCTTGGGGTTTTATTTTCATTAAATCAAAGCAGCGAATATTCTTATAAAGAAGGAGCAAAAAACCAGTTTAAAGATTTCGGAGGGGTCATCAATCTTAATAATGATCTATTAAGAAAACAGTATAACTACGAAATTGAGTCTTCAGCATTATTAGGTTTTGCCTATAAAAATAGAGGAACAGCGGTCAACTTAAACGCCATGTACCTTCAAAACGTAAATAATATAATAGAGGATTATTACGGATATAAAAACAATCAGGTTCAAAATAAGGATGTAGGATTTTTCCGTACAAACCAGCAGGATTTATCCAGATTCCTGAATATACAGCTTACCGGCTCTCAAAAAATTGATGACAGACAACAGGTTAAAGCAGGAGGAAGTTATGTTATTAATAACTACCAGCAGCCGGACAGAAAAATATTAGAAGGAAGCCGCCAGGATCTTAATGGGAATAATTTACCAGACAACCAATTGCTTTTAGCATACGGAGGAAATAACATTATCCGCCAGTATCTGGATGTAAATTCTAGATTTTATGGCTCTGCTTATGGAGAGTATTCAATTTTCTTAGGAGAAAAAGGAGACAAAAAAGATTATCCGATGCAGCTGTCTGTTGGTTATAATGGATTTGCAGACCTTAGAAAGACTTCATACCGTTTCCTTTTCGGAAAGCCTAACGGAACAGCGGGACAAAGCTTTTTAATTGATAAAAACTCTCCTCAGGCTAAATTTGATCAGGACTTAGCCAATAATTTATTTTATTTCCAAGAAGAATCTGACGGATCTAAGTTTTTCACAAGCATGTATCAGTTTGTAAATGCAGGTTATATTAATTTCAATTATAAACCGTCTGAAACTTGGGATATCTTATTAGGAGCCCGTTACGAAAATGACATGACGCTTATCCGTTTCTCTGAGCAGGGAGCTGCTAAGAAAACTAATTTAGATAAACAAAGAAATTTATTCCTGCCGTCAGTTTCCATCAAAAAAGCAGTTAACAGCAAAAACAACTTAAGATTTGCATTCAGCAAGACGGTAACCAGACCAGTTCTTATTGAAACGATGGATATCGATTACATCAATCCAGATAATGAAACGATCAGGGGTAATCCAAATATCGAAAACAGTGATAACTATAACTTCGATTTAAAATGGGAATATTTCCCAAGCAACAAGGAAATGTTTGCTGTAAACTTATTCGCAAAAAGAATTAATAATGCGATCGAAAGATCATTTGTTTCTTCTGGAGATGCAAACGGAGTAACGGTTACTTTTTACAATGCTAAAAAAGCAGACCTTGCCGGTATTGAATTAGAAGGAATCATCAGTTTAGGAAGAATTTCTGAATCACTAGACAAATTTACTCTAGGTGCCAATGCTACTTTCATGTATACAGATGTTGAAAGAAGCCAGCAACAACTGGAACTTGAACAGCCTAATCCTAACTACTATAAAGGAGACTTACACAAAAGAGGTCTTCAGGGAGCTTCTCCATATACAATCAATGCCGATTTGAAGTATGAGATGAAAACTAAAAACAGCCTTACCAGAACATTATCTTTAGTATATAATGTTTCAGGATCTAAAATATATGCTGTAGGAACTTCAGGAGCCGACAATTACTATGAAAAGCCATTCCATCAATTAGATTTTGTTTATCAGGAACAAGTTACTAAGAACTGGAACATTAAAGCCGGCGTTCAAAACATCTTAAACAACAGATACAAAATTTTACTTGGAGACAAGAGCTATTATAATGTTGATACAAACGGAATCAATACTTATACAGACTACTTCAGAGGGGTAAATTTTAACCTAACAGTAGGTTACACATTTTAATAAAGAATAAAGAATAAAGAATAAAGAATAAAGAATTAAAAAATAAGAATAAAAATGAAAAGAAGATTTTTAACATTGTTATCGTTAACATTTGTGTTAGCTGCCTTAAACTCATGTACTATTGATGTAAATGACGGTTTAGGAGAAGGAACAGTAACCACTCCGGGAACTACAGAAAGCGTACTCAGCGGAACCGGAACATTATCTGGAATTATCTCAAAAGACCTTTTAATTAAAAAAGGAAATTATACACTGAAAGGTATTGTAAAGATTACAGGAAATGCAACGCTTACAATAGAAGCTGGAGCTAACTTCACTGTTGACACTTCTACAAACAGCAGTTTAGTGGTTCTTCAAGACGGAAAAATCAATGCTGTGGGTACTGCTTCTGAGCCAATTGTATTCACAACTTCTACTAAAACCCCTGGAGACTGGGGAGGAATTACTCTTTACGGAAACGCTCCTATCAAAGCAATAAATGGAACTTCTACTGCCCTTTCTGAAGATGGAAACGCAGTATATTACGGAGGAAATGATGCCAATTCAAACTCTGGTACCATGAAATTTGTACGTGTAGAATATGCTGGCAAAAAAATCGGTGACGGTACTTCTGAAACAAACTCTATGACTTTCTACGCTGTAGGAGCAGGAACTACTCTAGAAAATCTTGTTACCTATAAAGGAACGGATGACGGATATGAATTCTTCGGAGGAACTGTAAGCGCTAAGAATATTGTTTCTTACGGTAACTATGATGATTCATTCGACTGGCAGGATGCTTGGAGCGGACAGAACAATACAAACTGGTATGCTTTCCAGACAGGTGTTGGTAACTTCGGAATGGAAATTGAGTCTTCCAGCAACATAGACAACACGGCTCCAAAGATTTCAAATATTACATTAATCAGAGATACAAATACTAATCCTGAAGTAGCTAACTCTCCAGAGATCTCAGCTATTCAGTTCAAAAAACAAGGAACAGGAATTTTCTCTAATGTATATATCAGCGGTTATAAAAACATCGGTAACCAAAAAGCGTATTCAGTTCTTATCCAAGATGCTCCTACAGAAACAAGCCAGGTGAATACTGGTAAAGTTGTAGTTGCTCCTCTTACATATCTGAACTCTGATAATGCTGCAGTTTGGGGATATGCCTACAGTCCAAACGGTGGAAAAACTTTCACTAACACAGCTACTGTTACAAAAGTATCTTTAACTCCTGGAGCTTGGGCTACAGTAGACGGTATCAACCTTTTGGCTGGATTAAATTAAGTAATTAGTTCATCATATCAGTAAAAAAAGCCGTTGGGAATTTAACTTCTCAACGGCTTTTGATTACAAAGACAAGTATTAAAAAATATATATTATATTTTAATATTTATCAAAAAATCCTCTTCATTAATTTAACTTCCTATTTAGACATTCCAACATCATTACCTGCCAACAACCTGTCTAAAAATATGATAAGCTTCATTCCCAACTTCTTGAAGCAACAAAGGTACAGGCTTAAAAATTCAGCCTGCTGTACAGATTATATCATTATTTGTATAGATTATTCTTTAAACTGCGAAGGAGTCATTCCAGTCTGAGCTTTGAAGAATTTAGAAAAACTGGCGTGGTCATAAAAACCTAAATCGTACACAATATCTTTTACAGACATTTCTGAAACTTTCAAAAGCCTTTTGGATTCTAATAAAATCCGGTTCTGAATAACGGAAGAAGCCGAAACATTTAGATTCTTTTTACAGACAATATTTAAATAATTAGCAGAAATATTAAGTTTATCTGCGTAAAACGAAACAGAACGGTCAGATTTAAAATGATGGTCAATTAAAGCCAAAAATTTAGAAATAATAGGATTCGAATGGTAAATTTCAAAATCTTTAAAAGCACCCTCTACTGTTTTACTCACCAATAAACCGATCAGCTCACTCCGTTTTTGAATAAGTTCCCAAAAGATATTTTTTTCATTCAGTTCTTTTTTAACCGATTCAAATTCATATAAAAAAGAATTGAAAATTTTCTCTGAAACCTCAATCACAGGATGGTTTTGGTAATAAGAAGCAGAAAACCTCAGCGCAGGCAGAAAACTTTCAAACCAGCCTCTGGTAATCATCAGCTGGTATCCGATTGTTTCTTTTTCAATAATCCATTGATGCACCTGATCCGGAAAGACCAGATGAATTTGATGATCTTCAACCGGGTATTCCACAAAATCAATGGTATGGGTACCTTTTCCTCTTTTAAAAAGGTTAATAATAAAAAAATCATGTTTGTGGGGCTTATCAATAGAACGTTCACCATTCAGTTCATTAAACAGCAGATGACATCCATGCGATTTATTTTCACTGAATTCATGAATACCTAAAACGGGAAAATAATCTGACTGCTGTCCCACATTGTGAATTTACTTCCTAAAATAAGTAAATTTTATGAGAGTAGTAGAAAATTCAGCGCTAAAACACAATATTTCCCTGATGGATTAATGACTCCACTTGAGAAATCCTTGAAACAGCTTCCGCTGAACAGCCCGCATTTAAGAAAACCAAATCTGCGCGGTCTCCAACTTTCGGCCACTGCTGATTTCCTTTATCATCTAGTGGAAGAATATTAGCTGTGGCTAATTTTAAACTTCTGGAAAGCAGAAATTCAGTTGAATATCCATAAAGCTGTGCCATTAAATTCGCCTTCTGCAGTACGCTTCCCGTTCCAAATGTATTCCAATGGTCAACAATACTGTCATTACCTGTCAAAACTGTTACTCCATGTTTATATAAAATAGGAATCGGCATTATTAAGCTTCCAAATGGAACCGTAGAGACAATTCCAATTTGTGCCGCCCCTAATTTCTCAGCCGTTTCCTCCTGTTTTACTTTATCTATCTTTCCTAAAATAAAACAGTGGCTCAGGTAAGTCTTTCCTTTTAAAGCCGGGT
Coding sequences:
- a CDS encoding response regulator transcription factor gives rise to the protein MNQKKILLIDDELDILEILSYNLEKEGYDITTATNGNEGIAKAKEIIPDLILLDVMMPEKDGIETCQELRKVKELQKTLIVFLSARSEEFSQLAGFQAGANDYIVKLIKPKILISKVNALLQLTSQVSDNAKLIEIGDLIIDKDNFRVSKSGQQFLLPKKEFDLLYLLASNTEKVFKREEILEKVWGNDVIVGERTIDVHIRRLREKLGINTIQTLKGIGYKLIV
- a CDS encoding TonB-dependent receptor plug domain-containing protein — its product is MKIDKLSVAVIFLSGSLFYAQEIRQDTVKKEKRIEGVVIQGNSNKKTETAVLGEQKKAIIQKQAVSAEEISRKGISNVEQGLTKVTGITTVEGRGLFVRGLEERYNYLLINGLGSPSNNPFQKIIALKQFPTDVVGKLNIYKTFNSNLYGDFAGATFDIETLTIDKSFSKIEFSIGVNTLSTFRDDFKISEGASGIKGYLGLNSEDKKLPSAIRDSRPNNYKFSASESLSQFKDSWNVDQVKSLPNTSIGFTTVQKMKAGESGSLGVLFSLNQSSEYSYKEGAKNQFKDFGGVINLNNDLLRKQYNYEIESSALLGFAYKNRGTAVNLNAMYLQNVNNIIEDYYGYKNNQVQNKDVGFFRTNQQDLSRFLNIQLTGSQKIDDRQQVKAGGSYVINNYQQPDRKILEGSRQDLNGNNLPDNQLLLAYGGNNIIRQYLDVNSRFYGSAYGEYSIFLGEKGDKKDYPMQLSVGYNGFADLRKTSYRFLFGKPNGTAGQSFLIDKNSPQAKFDQDLANNLFYFQEESDGSKFFTSMYQFVNAGYINFNYKPSETWDILLGARYENDMTLIRFSEQGAAKKTNLDKQRNLFLPSVSIKKAVNSKNNLRFAFSKTVTRPVLIETMDIDYINPDNETIRGNPNIENSDNYNFDLKWEYFPSNKEMFAVNLFAKRINNAIERSFVSSGDANGVTVTFYNAKKADLAGIELEGIISLGRISESLDKFTLGANATFMYTDVERSQQQLELEQPNPNYYKGDLHKRGLQGASPYTINADLKYEMKTKNSLTRTLSLVYNVSGSKIYAVGTSGADNYYEKPFHQLDFVYQEQVTKNWNIKAGVQNILNNRYKILLGDKSYYNVDTNGINTYTDYFRGVNFNLTVGYTF
- a CDS encoding helix-turn-helix domain-containing protein, translated to MGQQSDYFPVLGIHEFSENKSHGCHLLFNELNGERSIDKPHKHDFFIINLFKRGKGTHTIDFVEYPVEDHQIHLVFPDQVHQWIIEKETIGYQLMITRGWFESFLPALRFSASYYQNHPVIEVSEKIFNSFLYEFESVKKELNEKNIFWELIQKRSELIGLLVSKTVEGAFKDFEIYHSNPIISKFLALIDHHFKSDRSVSFYADKLNISANYLNIVCKKNLNVSASSVIQNRILLESKRLLKVSEMSVKDIVYDLGFYDHASFSKFFKAQTGMTPSQFKE
- a CDS encoding ATP-binding protein, with product MKFYRLTLVASCLLTLVMFLLVIIFDSLKDLYYQTPFFKIGLFICLVLIFIINYVVLELLFNYYGKKQVRGLSEILPQEIVNDNDENITIKELGERFSDLNQQKVSQIDMMKEMESYRKEYIGNVSHELKTPLFSIQGYVETLREGGVENLSIRDKYLERIDISVERLIAIVTDLDMINRLEAGEINLTVSKFDVNFLVKEIFDLLDLEAEKHNTSLQLQTLHSQIFVEADKQKVSQVFINLISNAIHYANRQEAKVVVKTSVLKNKVLIEVIDNGMGIKSELLPRIFERFYRVETSRSRREGGSGLGLAIVKHILEAHNENITVESVYLEGTKFSFMLEKSK